Below is a genomic region from Carassius auratus strain Wakin chromosome 2, ASM336829v1, whole genome shotgun sequence.
GAAACAACATAAGCTTTCACCAATGTCAAATGCCAAAATAAGTAGTTTATTAAACTGTGTGTAAACACATGGTTGAGAATGAATGTGTATGCGTGTTTAAACACTCAGGACTTTGTGCTTTACTTAACAAACACATGAAACTTTATTATGGAGCTGCACTGGATCAAAACAGCTTCAGTTATTCAGTTGCAATACACACTGACAGTCTGTTAATGTTGAATTGAAATATCCACAGACTAAACTTAGTCATACAGATGAGCTTGTTAGTAATGAATCGATCTCATCATTGAGGTTTTAACAATGATTACTCGTACAGTCAAGACAGGTTACAGAAACAAACCGGCCCATCACAAAATCTCTTTTACAGCACATCCGCTAATGAATCTTTGCAGACAGTGCAGGAACAGCCTGATATAGGTTTACATGTTGGTGTAGGAGGTGTTTTTCGAGTCAGGCCCCTTATCCCAACCTTATTCTCTTGTTTGCTTTGATGCTTCTTATTAAAGTGAATGTTTTTTGCTCTTGTGGATATTTATTGACCTGAACTCCTCCTTATACTCATGAAACTTCTTGATAAAAGCACGGATATCACTGTATTTGTAATCTCACAATAAAAATTAAgtctttatttgtttacattttctatGCACAAGTTTACTGGAAGTTCATAAAGCACAACTGCACCGGTCTTGCATGCATTTCTTCTTGCTGTCCACACTTTTTGTGTGCACAGATAACATTTTAACACCAAATTAAAGTGGTAGTGCTTCCCAAGAGTATATAGTCTTATGATAAAAGTTCGGGTCAAGTTAAACATCATGATTTAGTGAGCGTTTCCTTGGCTTGGAAAGGCAGCAATTGTTTCCATGAAAGATGTTTAGGCTTTGTACAAGTCTCTAATGATCAGATAAACTGCAGTTGTCACAACTCATAGAACACAGTTCTATAACGAAGCACATACAGATTAGTTTAATAAATTCAGGTCCaattaactatatatttatttgcaatgtgcaaaataaatagCCATGATGAGAGAGTAATTAAAATCTGAAACAAtgacagagaaaaataaaatgaagtttttataattacacaaaattaaaacaatacacAATTCCTAATTACCATTACATATAATTTACAGACAAAATAGATTCTTTAGGACATGTATCCTCTCAGAAATGGGACCAGTTTATATACAGAATGAGAAAAGTAAGAAGAAGGAAGTATCACTGTGGCAGGACTTTGAGAATAGCGTTCACCTCTTCAGCTACAGTCGTCAGTGCAAACTCAAACTGATCCTGAGAAAGACACAGACACAGCATGTGTCAGCATGAAAAGagattgtgtgtttcagagtatTTGTGGGTATGTGTGTGAATATACCTTGGTCTGAACCATGCCGGGTCTCTGGTCTCTCAGGTGTTCCAGCGTAGCAGCAATATCAATCTCTTTTGCACCTGTAAAGCAAAGCATTTTTGCATCAATATTTATACTGACCTCCACAATGTGAAAAATATTACTGAACACCCACTGATATCTGATaatcaactttctttgtctttACCTTTGGCCATTTTATTCAACAccatgtcaatcaaaatgtatgtCCCAGTCCGTCCAGCTCCGTCACTGATGGAGAAAAGCaagataaaaaaatagaattcagccagaccgtcagaatgagagtccaaactgctgataaaaacatcacaataatccacacgactccagtccatcaattaatgtattttgaagtaaaaagctgagtgtttctaagaaacaaatctaCCATTACAgccttttaactttaaaataccAGTCCAGTCTACAACAATCCTTAATCCGCTGGAAAAAGCAATATTACGGATTATGGACATCTTAAtggatttattacaaaaatgcagctttacgcttcacaagacattaattgataggCTTGAGTagtgtggataacttgtggattattgtgatgtttttatctgctttttgaactcttattctgagggcacccattcactgcagatccattggtgagaaagtgatgtaatggtaaatctctcaaaatctgttctgatgaaagaAAAATACccatctaaatcttggatggcctgaatcTGAATACATTGTTGggttaactgttcctttaataaacCTTGTCTTTTTTTACCCTTTAGTCAAACTGTAACAACTTGTTCTGCCTCTCACATGACTTTGTCTTCCTACTGATGTCATTATGACACCATGGGCAGGGAAAACAGCCAAACATGTTTTCTTCCAACCATCTGTCTTTTGGTAGTTGCGGCCACCGCATGACACAACAAACACAGCATTGGCGAGTAAGTGCATCTTTAGCTTTTGTACTCTTAAAACCATGTTTACTAAGCCAAAAGTGCCCTGAATATGGCCTGCTGAACATCTGAGAGTTTGTGTtgggttttaaataaatattgaaaaagtaGTTAATGGTTGTCTTTAGACCAACGTTACTTTTGCGTCATCAAAGGGTAACGCacctttttgggggaaaacaaacggattccccttatacagaactcgctccagggaccttttgtttttcattgtttctgattTGTACAGGCCtgtcagaaacttttttttaacatacattgtttagtcctagcctgcgaatatttcaaatgtaaaatcagTTAACAGCCAAGGTAGCCTGCCTAATGAGAGCAAACGTTCTGAGTAGTATAGCTAGTctacaacaaaactgtcaatagcttaaatcaagtgaaatatgatccaagTAAACCACCGACTCCTCTTGACATGGCCTCATCGTCTAGTTTATCAAACTGTGAGTGTGTTAATGACAAATAATAGGATGCTTGATAATGGTAACGTTAGATGTCTGAATAGTCTGTATTTCATTAATCCAGTTTTCGACCATTTCAAAGGGACACCTCTGTAAACACCGTATCCAGTAGCTTCTTTAAATACTGCTCACGGTCCTCTGCCggcaaagagagtgtgtgtgtttgtgccattTTTGCTATCAAGAAACTAGAGCGAGTTCTGTATAAggggaatccgtttgttttcccccaaaaggGGCATTAcccttcgatgacgcaaaagtagcgttggtctataAGGCATTTCACTCGTGAATGTTTCCAATATTTCATGGCAAcagaaaacgttttttttattttatgttttagtaaaACACATTGGTAAATATCTCTTTTTATTATCGTGCACTGtcacacaaatatgaaaattattgaATATCCTTTTTGCTTTTGCTCATTTAGTGAACATCTGTTTTGAATacatgatttatttactgtattttacttcttgcataaaatatttttataaagttgACAGAAGTTGTGGATTCTCTAACTGGAagtaatattacattataaacgAAACGTTATATCAAATATCACATTAttcaagtgtgtgtttgtacttgCCTGCAGTGAACAATGACAGGGCAGGATCTTCCACGGTAGCATTTGTTTACTTTCCTATTGGAAAGAAGTCATacatacaatcataaacacagacacacagacatatGAAACCTGATGCAGCTATAAGCTCTATAGAAAAGGATGAAGTGCTgagtatattttatgtaataaagtatatataaaaaaaattaaatacactactgttcaaaattttggggtcagtaagaaattttaatattaatatatttatatttaaaggcaTTAAAAGAAGGTTTCGACatcaaaatgataataaaaacaccATCATTTGAGGATTTAGGGATTAAAGAAGATTAATTACATAGGACAAATCTcacatgttgtttgtttttctttcatgttGAGAgctttccattgacttccattgactTTATACTAAGCTAACAATATTTTCTATCCACAacccctgaacctaaccctaatACACACCTTTtttgattttcattcaaacattattcattattctattaattaatttcttaaacaGTTCTATTTACTAAGCTGTTTGCTCAGCACAGTATAGACAAAACCTGATCCGAACAAGCATACAGTCATATTAGCTTCAGATATGTTACTGGTTTATGCTTATAAACCCTGTTGCTAGGTTTATTCAGATGAGCGGGAGCAGGGCCAGGAACAAAACACAACCATTCTGATTGGagaaacactgaataaataagaaagacagagagagcagTGAACTGTAGTTAAGAGGGGAAGAAAAGGAGGAAATCATGGGTCAGATGTTAGCAGACAGAAAGGTTGAACAGATTTAGggtaaagagagagaaaggggctGGAATCCCAGGGTGCACTTGGATGCAGAGTCGCAGTTGTCAATGATCACTTTTGTGACTATGCAACTGGAGCCAGTGAACTAGCTGCACGACCACAAAAATGACACTGGCAACCGCTCAGgagctgacaaacacacacacacacacacacacacaaacacacatagacTTGCACAACACACAGGAAACACATGCACACGCTCATGCTTTCATAGGCGTACCTGCGGAAGTCAAGCAGGGTTTGGCTGGTTTCGGGCGTTTGGTCACTTAGCCAGGTGTGATAGTGGAACTGCGTGACCGTACGGGTCTCATTAGTCTGCATGTTCTTCAGATAAAAACTCCGAACCAGGAAATCATCACACCACACATGCTCAGAAACCAGattaacctacacacacacatatgaggaAAAAAAGAGTTAATATACCAAACAGCATGACATAGCAGTTAAAATATCCCTACACTGTGGGCaggatagaaaaaaatatataatgttttctcttggttcatttctctctgttcatgtcaaattaacttttgataaataagtcgcacctgactataagtcgcaggcccagccaaactatgaaaaaaagtgtgactcatATTTCGGAAAATACGATAGCTATCCTCACTCTGTATATTCAATATTTGCATGTACAGTACCTCATAAATGTGGTAGAGATTGGAGCCTTCATCCGGCCAGTAGTGGTAACACTGCTTCACACCGTTCTCAGTGAGAGGAGTAAGCATGACAACCACCACACAACCGCTCTCCCAGACCATCTGCAAGAGAACACACACAACATACACACTGCATGACCATCTGCACgagaacacacacattacacagacACATCCCGTACACACTCTTTATGaccatctgcacacacacagactctcccAGACCTTCTACAACACGATCTACAAGGCTGCCCAAACCATTTATGCAAGCTTACAAACAAATAATGCAGTTTACCTGCCAGAAGTCAGCCACGGTGGAGGGCAGTGGGCCCTGAGTGGCAATGTATGCAGGATTACGTGGGTCATGATCCATCTAAGAGTaagaaacaacacaatcaacCCCTCTGCATTACATAATCTGAATGTGGTTTCAATAATACACATGAGAAAGAGAATTGAAACACAAAGAATGAATTACGCCCACTAATAGTGTTGGTTATTTGGATGCACTGTCTGCATCATTATCCCAATTCATATATGCAAATCAGCTAATGCTGCAAACGTGTTAATAAAATCTGGACTGCATACAACTTGCTTCATGGAAATTTACCATACTGCATGGTTCTGAGAGATAGGTTGACGgctaaatattttgttaaataacttTAACTGTGACAGCAAATAGCAACCAGTTAAGTGTCTTCGGCATATAGTGTTGATAAAGCAAGTCTCAGTTTCTTAGTTTTTTCATGGTCCTCAGACAAGCAATGCCTTCTATCCAAAGTAATTAACTCTAAGTATTTTCTACTGATGCAGTCACCCTGCAGCAAACCTAATGGTTTATCTAGTATGTGATGTAGTAGTGTTTGCACTCTGTATGTAGTGTGCTGATTGAGCTAGTTTGTTGCTTTCTGCTGAAGTATTGTATGTAGTTTTGGCTCACGATTGGGCTGGCATTGATGTAGTCCGAGGTGCCTTGATTGTTCTCCACCTTCAGAGTTATTCTGCAATGATCATctgtataaaacaaacaaacattttattgtgTAACCTGAAAAGTTCAGTTACATCACAGAAGTTCAATAACACACTAATGGTTACAGTACTTGAACAAACAAAGCACCCTGAAAGtggatatgtttgtgtgtgtgtgactcacaggCTATGACTATGCTTGCACGGTTTTTCTTGACATTGCCATCTCTCTGGCCAATGGTGGTGGCATTGGGCTCAGCCTGGTACGCACACAGAGCCTCCCACTCCGACTCCAAACGATTCTTATTTTTCAGGTGGTCCTCCATATATGCCTATGTGTGTATACAGAGAAACATTCAGGATGTTTTTGAGAGTAATGTACAATTATCCAATGGCAAAAGAGAATTCACTAGTCCCTAATGAAATGGAAACTCACACTACAGTGTAAATAGTTTGGAGTccgtatattgtttatttttttaagaaattaaataatttatttcagctaAGTTTAATAGCTGCTTTGCCACCACACAAATTAATTTAACTGGaaaatatgcaaatgaaaaattgtaaaaaattgtaattcactattgtaattatattacacaatatttaatggtttcactgtttttttattaaatgaatacagccttggtgagcataagtgacctctttttaaatatgaaaaaaaagacattatacATTAACcactaacaaaaaataacaatctaATGCTTTTTTACATACCAGAAATATCTGCGCATTctcatttttataaaacaataatgaaCTTCATTTGTCAATCCTCGCTCTAATAGCtactacaaataaacaacaaataacaataatagatttgaaaaaataaattaaaaagataaaatgttatgattttaaataagttaatgaaattaaaacaagaTTTAAAACTACATTGTAATACTTAGGAGTTAATGTCTTATTTTTAAGACTATACATAATgatacattcataaaaaaaaaggttttaatgttTGCTAATGAAGATATAAACTTTGCCATGGTACCAGTTATcactgaataaaagcatctgtgtTGCATTTTAAAAGTTCAACAGTGTTTTCGTGTTGGTTTATGTACCAGTATCATGTGACCAGTAGAGATGTCCATGTTGGAGTGGGCAGGCTCTTCGCTCCAGGAGGAGGTGCTAGTGCGTGCAGAGGGGCTTGGCAATGGGCCGTCACTCAGCTGAGAGGACAAACTGTTTATACGAGAAGAGTGAATAGGATCCAACTTCTCTACAGGAGGTTTTACTGCCATTCGCTGCCTACACAGTTCCTAGAGAGAGATGGAAATCTCATATATCAATCCAGGAAATAATCTCAAACAAAcagccctgcacacacacactctctatggTACCTGGTAGGAAGCAGTGGCATCAGTGGTGGGGTCAGATCCAAGGTTGGTGAGCTTTTTTTTGAGTTTGTGATGAGAGCGGTGACGCAGACAGTAGATCACACCGGATGCCAGCAATACTCCAGTTATACAGATGATGGAAATCACAGTCAAAATCAGAAACTTCAGAGACTCGGAGCGACTGTACTTAGTGGGAATCTGATTCAGTTTGCTCCTCTttaaagaaagacaaagacaagtcgaaataaaaaaaatgtgaaagtgcATTTGTCTTTCTAAAGCCAATATATATTACAAAGACAATGCTACAGTTATGGTCAGaatgtgttattattttgttctttatttcTCAGACACTGGCAGAACCTCATGGAGAACCTTTCGCCATCCTTTTGAAGGTGACTTCGATCATATTGTGAACCTGGGTAGGTTTATTACATGATTCAAATGCCTCAAAACCTTAAGATGTTACTAGGTAAACTATTAGACATCTTCAGCTATTTTGCAGGACTTACGAGCTCCATTCTGCAAGTTCCTTGAATAACTTTTTGGGGGTTCTCCATATATGATTCAACCAATTTAAATTTTTGCATCGATTTGATTGCCAAccgtatttatacagtatattttaaacattcatattacagaattgtattttattcCATTTGGATATTAACTTAACAATGGGAATATCACACCTTGGGAAAAGAtgacaatgaaatgaaatgaaatgaaataaagtggAAAGAATCTTACATCAGTGACTCCAGCCTCTACAATCTTGACTTCCACTTCTTTCTCTAATTCATGCTTCCGACTGACTGATATAAGAGGAGAATCAAATTTAGTGGACATCTGAACAGAGGCATtcgtgaaagaaaaaaaaaacgtatcttgTATATCATGTGCATAGGTAACTCTCACTAAACTAACCTGCCATATTAGCCACATCCGCTGTAGTGATGTTCTGAGCATTTGGACGGACCTGAAATATCACAGCTGGGCTAACAACactatacaaatacacaaacacacagcaaatTATTTTTGAGGAATTGTGTCAGTGcccaataaatattaaatatacctAATATTAGTGTTTTAACCATATGTCAAAGAGTCAGCAGCATCCACAGCACCAGACCCCAACACTCTGCCCACCTGTCACTGCTCATCAACCACACAGTCTTTAATCCTGCACACTTCAGTTCACCATTGTCTGGTCCTGTCGTTCACTCCTGGACACTTACCCGACAACCTACCTGCATGCACTTACCTGAGCGATCCACGCTGACCTCCTTCAGACTTCAGTTCCCCACCTCCTGCTTCAAAATCCAGCTCACAAATACCAATGATCCTAAACCTGCAATAGATAAGAGTGTAATCTGCCACCCATCACCACTTCTTCGCCATCTGCTTCCACCAGTCCCTTGGCCCGGACAGCGAATGGAGCAGGTTCCTATTACAATGCTCTCTGTTCTATGAAATGCAGCCACAGTTGtttgccaataataataatttcactgtTATCTGGACAGAGCACTGCAGTGGGCATGTATGGCACATACATAAGATTTTCCTTGACGGAGCTGGTAAAGTTGATCTTGCACAGAGATTTAAGTGGTAGTTTGACAGAAGACATCTTTGAAATGCATGGTAAAAGCCACTTAAGATTTGGAAATGGCCCATTTCCAAATCTTAAGTGGCTTTCACCATGCATTTCAAAGATGTCTTTGGACAAACTACCACTTAAATCTCTGTGCAAGATCAACTTTACCAGCTCCGTCAAGGAAAATCTTTAGTCACGGCCTATGCTCTTCAGTTCCACACTCTAGCAGCTGCTAGTGGGTGGAATGAGACCGCGTTGATCACAACCTGCTCCTCTCATTGGCTGGAACACTGGAGAACTTCAATAGTGGAGTGAGAACTACTTTGTGAACTTGTCAAGAAGACCGCTTTCAAAtaattccttcagaaatcaatctctTCTTCCGGAAATGTTGCTGTGTGTTCCACTACCATTGAGAGTCCTGCCACCAACAAGCAGCAAGATATTCTTCAAGAATACTGGCCATTCCAACCTCCACCTCACCAGCCACGGGACTGTGCAATCTACCTGCTGCCTGGGGCCACACTACCATGTGGTAAAGTCTACCTACTGTCCATCCTGGAACAAAAGGACCTGGAGGAGTGTATTGAGGAGACTCTTAAGCAagaattcatccatccatccatccacttccCCTGCTGCTTCAAATTTCTCATTCGTTGGAAAAAAGGACGGACGCTTGCACCCATGCATCGACTACCGTGCATCTCAGCTCCCTGATGGTCAAGTTCCTGTACCCTCTTCCTCTTGTCCCCACAGCCCTGGAGCAGTTACAGGGAGCTTGCATCTTCACAAATTTGGACTTACAGAGTGCATATAACCTTGTTCGGATACATGAGGGTGATGAATGTAAAACAGAGTTTGTCACGTCATCAGGCCACTACGAGTAATTTGTTATGCTGTACAAACTGTCGGAAGGAACTGTCCATCAAGGAACGGCAGTGCTTCTTTGGACTTGCAAACTTTTACAGGAGTTTCATCATCAGCTTCAGTAAGATCTGTTCACCTCTCATCTCCTTGTTACGCAATGGggccaagtctctgtcctggaactcCGAAGCTACGACCGCCTTCAGCCAACTCCAAAAAGTATGTTGTATTACTCCTGAACTCCACTTCATCGCCGAGACTGACGTATCCACAACTAGGGTAGAAGCAATGCTCTCTTAGGGGCAGGGTGAGCTTCCCaaactccatccatgtgcctttgACTGTCCCCGGAGGAGTCCAACTAAAGCATCGGCAACTGTGAACCGCTGGCAATTAAACTGGCTTTAGAGGAAAGGTGCCACTGCCTGTAAGGAGCTAAACATCCTTTTGAAGTCATCACTGACCACCACAATCTTGAGTATCTGTGACACCTGTCAAGCTCACTCGGCTATCTTCGTCACCAGATTCAACTTCACGGTGACTTACCGTCCCGGGATTAAGAACCAGAAAGCTGATGCTCTGTCTCATGTATATCATCCCGAAGAAGATCCCACTCCTCCAGAGCCCATTCTACCTTCAGCCATCATAGTCAGCTCTATTCAGTGGTCCATCGATGATCAAACGGCTGAAGACACACAGTCTTCAGTTGCCTGCCTCCTGCTTCAAGATCCAGTTCACAAACACCATTGATCCCTAACCTGAGACAGATAAGACTTATCCACTGCCACCACCTCTGCATTGATCTATTTACCCATTACTGACCTGCTATCAATGCTTGTATGTTTCAACCTGCAATAAACCTGTTGCTTGGATAATACATTACCTGTGTTGCATTGTTCTGTTTCATGACACCATAAAACGTATAAATACAATTCATTGCATTTTGAAAAACTAAACAGTCACCCACTAAATTATTCTCAGACCTTAAAAAAGTAATGATGTAAAGGAAGTAGAAGGAGATCTTGtcttctgtattgtgatgtacatttaagtgaaattattattattttttttctatttaaaaaaaaaaatgtaggttggGGACTTGGTTCTGTGCATCAGTCGTTGATGAATAGAGGCAGAACTGAATGCGAGCTTGCAGTTGATTGTAAGAAAGGGTTGAGTTTAAGTGGACTAAATGAGAAGTCAGGAGAAGTCAGGCACCAAAGAAAATCCTGTTTTTCACCAGAAGATcaatttatgatattttattaaaaaaatatgaagtaaatcatttttaaaagataaaacatATACATGAATAAAACATAGAAAAATGGAGAACACAGTAAATTTTCGTTTCATGCTGACTGTAACTATGTTTATAAATCTACTAGGATTTAAATATGCCTTCCAttataacttaaatatatattttactcaaCTTCATTTCTAAATTTACAATTATATTCTAAACCTATTCTCTTGTCcaagatatcaaaataaaaaaaaatcatgactcACGAGAGCTCTGAGAAATCCGTCATTTGAATCTTCGCAATACGAGCCACCAAAGCCATCAGTTCCAAACCCTTATCAGTGGAAAGATTCCTGATCCAGAGAGAAAgaaacatgttttctttttaaaaagagaTCTTAAAAAGCTATTAATTCTACTgcaataacaattataataataagtaaagCACAAAATTGTTATACAATATTGGGGactttaagattatttttaatgtttacttaataatgttataatgcatttattaggatgcatttaattgatcagaagctactgtaaatattgtaaatttatgttacaaacaatatttcaaatacatgcaatTCTTGCAAACTTTCTACTACTTAAACAATCCTGAATCCTTATAAATATTTTAGCACCAGATCAACACTTTctaatgctttctgaaggatcatgtgacactgaaaactgcactaatgactgctgaaaattcagctttgtcatcacaggaataaattacatttgaaaatatattaaaacctaaaacagttattttaaattgtaattatattttctattttacattattgtttttactgtattttttttgttgatgatcaaataaacacagcatgGTGTGGGAATTGTTCCCAGTACAGTATTGCTTATGAACTGACTGAATGTTTTGGCAATATTTTGTGTAGAAACTGGCCAATAAAATTTAActgagagagaaaggaaaagagggagagagagcttcACATGTAAATATCTCACTCTGTGTCAGTAATAATGTATCCATATATGTCATTTTTAGCGTTGCTTTGGACATCCAGCTGAAGATCCTGTACTTTCATGTTTTTGCGGTGTGGTGCAGGGTTTTCCTTCAGCCCAGAGGAGGGTGCTAAAGCTGCTGCATGGAGCCAGCCTTCTACCTCCTCCACTCTCTCTATGGCCTTTTTCTGCATCCCCACTTCTCGTTGTGTCGTCCGGCTACGAACGGTCTCCACAGACACACCCTGTCCCCTATTAACAGGTTCTGGTTCGGAGTTAGAGGTTTTATCCAGGTACTCCAGCAGCTTTCCTAAAAAGCCCACATCCTGCTTAAACAGGAAATAGACACAGGTGAATTTCAAATTAATTCcacatcatatttatttatcattcaatCAATCCCATACAGGAAAATCTGAAAACCTGAAAAGTTGCCAATTCTAATGAATACCAGTTCTTTCAAGGTAGATTCTACTTTGACATTTTATTTCGAGGTTTGCAGATCTAACATTAAGAGTGGCCAGAAAACATTGGTGTTTGTGTATTTGCATAAAGTATGTTTATGGCCTAATACAACCATCACTAGTACTACCATGTTGTCCATAGTTCTCCTCTCCTCCACTACTCTCTGTCCCTCTGTAAAAGAAAAATCATGATCATTATAAATGCTTCTCTATGTATGAGTGAATGGATTTGCTTTAGAAGATGTTACCTGTCACAGGCGAGATGGTTTGGACTGTCTTCTGACTGACAGATGAATTTTCCTCATCCTCTTCCCTCTGATTCTGAGCATTGTCCTCAGGGGTTTGATGCATTGCATAACTCTCAGGATGCTGGTTGTCATATTGCATGTCTTCTGCCTCATCCTCAGAGCTCTGCTGTGTCTCCAGGTCTCGGGGCGTTTCTCCTTGACGTGCCTGCTGTTCCACCACCTGCAGAGCGTCTGTGATAAGCACAGCAAGTTTATCCAGTTCTGCTGTCTTCAGACTCTTCACATCCACACTGTCCCTTCCCACATTACGCAGAACTTTCCAGATGAAGGattctgtgaaaaaaagaaaatattttttcacattaaGATCTGGACAGTAATGATAATGATATCAAATTCAAATAATTCATAAGacaattactattatttagaaaaaattagaaaaatatttaaggtaaaaataattgtattgtttattttattgcattttttattttatatgttctaTGTTATTTGCTCCACATGCCACACACCAAGATTTTGAAAGtactttttacttattttaaaattactaattactgtgtcactagttaaaaagcaacccccccaaaaaacccTCTTTGCATTACACTGGGAtatgtgtatttgtaattttttctactaaattaatgaaaaattacatacaaaatcaTAAAATTTTGGCATGCTCctcacataaagctattgttGGAGTGCAACAGTCTATTCTGCACTTTTTCTATGGTACTGTGTGTTGCTTTATTGTCCATGGAAAGACAAGCTTTAATATTCTGCATGTGAACAGGTGcaagaaggaaaa
It encodes:
- the LOC113120707 gene encoding receptor-type tyrosine-protein phosphatase N2 isoform X2 encodes the protein MESFHLFLTILALRASLASATDRKFGCLFEEGLCLNYEICLNDGMLGRCETAPLTDVYMYDVTPATVQRFRTLLQKLAHRGLSWEDDITQQVLSNEFSKLRRVSLPLPEPRPQGYGTPVGDRRMKSSEAEVRKTLKYLQQLGLFPKTSHKGVELHYHRPESDSSPPEFIPEVPYRSKSYPDLSQYQSDAAQAPQQEERSDLLTAALQKYFSKNKPSQPDLRDRSRTDRLYLKDGSTKSSASDSLTPVDESFIWKVLRNVGRDSVDVKSLKTAELDKLAVLITDALQVVEQQARQGETPRDLETQQSSEDEAEDMQYDNQHPESYAMHQTPEDNAQNQREEDEENSSVSQKTVQTISPVTEGQRVVEERRTMDNMDVGFLGKLLEYLDKTSNSEPEPVNRGQGVSVETVRSRTTQREVGMQKKAIERVEEVEGWLHAAALAPSSGLKENPAPHRKNMKVQDLQLDVQSNAKNDIYGYIITDTENLSTDKGLELMALVARIAKIQMTDFSELSVVSPAVIFQVRPNAQNITTADVANMAVSRKHELEKEVEVKIVEAGVTDRSKLNQIPTKYSRSESLKFLILTVISIICITGVLLASGVIYCLRHRSHHKLKKKLTNLGSDPTTDATASYQELCRQRMAVKPPVEKLDPIHSSRINSLSSQLSDGPLPSPSARTSTSSWSEEPAHSNMDISTGHMILAYMEDHLKNKNRLESEWEALCAYQAEPNATTIGQRDGNVKKNRASIVIAYDHCRITLKVENNQGTSDYINASPIMDHDPRNPAYIATQGPLPSTVADFWQMVWESGCVVVVMLTPLTENGVKQCYHYWPDEGSNLYHIYEVNLVSEHVWCDDFLVRSFYLKNMQTNETRTVTQFHYHTWLSDQTPETSQTLLDFRRKVNKCYRGRSCPVIVHCSDGAGRTGTYILIDMVLNKMAKGAKEIDIAATLEHLRDQRPGMVQTKDQFEFALTTVAEEVNAILKVLPQ
- the LOC113120707 gene encoding receptor-type tyrosine-protein phosphatase N2 isoform X1 produces the protein MESFHLFLTILALRASLASATDRKFGCLFEEGLCLNYEICLNDGMLGRCETAPLTDVYMYDVTPATVQRFRTLLQKLAHRGLSWEDDITQQVLSNEFSKLRRVSLPLPEPRPQGYGTPVGDRRMKSSEAEVRKTLKYLQQLGLFPKTSHKGVELHYHRPESDSSPPEFIPEVPYRSKSYPDLSQYQSDAAQAPQQEERSDLLTAALQKYFSKNKPSQPDLRDRSRTDRLYLKDGSTKSSASDSLTPVDESFIWKVLRNVGRDSVDVKSLKTAELDKLAVLITDALQVVEQQARQGETPRDLETQQSSEDEAEDMQYDNQHPESYAMHQTPEDNAQNQREEDEENSSVSQKTVQTISPVTEGQRVVEERRTMDNMQDVGFLGKLLEYLDKTSNSEPEPVNRGQGVSVETVRSRTTQREVGMQKKAIERVEEVEGWLHAAALAPSSGLKENPAPHRKNMKVQDLQLDVQSNAKNDIYGYIITDTENLSTDKGLELMALVARIAKIQMTDFSELSVVSPAVIFQVRPNAQNITTADVANMAVSRKHELEKEVEVKIVEAGVTDRSKLNQIPTKYSRSESLKFLILTVISIICITGVLLASGVIYCLRHRSHHKLKKKLTNLGSDPTTDATASYQELCRQRMAVKPPVEKLDPIHSSRINSLSSQLSDGPLPSPSARTSTSSWSEEPAHSNMDISTGHMILAYMEDHLKNKNRLESEWEALCAYQAEPNATTIGQRDGNVKKNRASIVIAYDHCRITLKVENNQGTSDYINASPIMDHDPRNPAYIATQGPLPSTVADFWQMVWESGCVVVVMLTPLTENGVKQCYHYWPDEGSNLYHIYEVNLVSEHVWCDDFLVRSFYLKNMQTNETRTVTQFHYHTWLSDQTPETSQTLLDFRRKVNKCYRGRSCPVIVHCSDGAGRTGTYILIDMVLNKMAKGAKEIDIAATLEHLRDQRPGMVQTKDQFEFALTTVAEEVNAILKVLPQ